From a single Nitrospiraceae bacterium genomic region:
- a CDS encoding lysophospholipid acyltransferase family protein, giving the protein MLQQLFFLLFVRPLVLIVLGLNVRHRERLPQEGPAIIVSNHNSHLDTLVLMTLLPWGMLGSIRPVAARDYFFSDPLLAWFAVKIMHIIPLERQSTDKHVDPLTSSSDALRNGEILILFPEGSRGTPEQMGSFKTGVAHLAKRHPDIPITPIFLHGLGKVLPKGEAVLVPFFCDVFVAPPLRWTGDRQGFMSELEQSIKALANEGHIPAWE; this is encoded by the coding sequence GTGCTTCAACAACTCTTTTTTCTCTTATTCGTTCGCCCATTGGTACTTATCGTGCTCGGTTTGAACGTGCGCCACCGTGAACGGCTCCCGCAAGAAGGACCGGCTATCATTGTCTCCAACCACAACAGCCACCTGGATACGCTTGTCCTCATGACTCTTTTGCCATGGGGTATGCTGGGCTCAATCCGCCCGGTCGCAGCAAGAGATTACTTTTTCAGCGATCCGCTGCTTGCTTGGTTTGCCGTGAAGATCATGCACATCATCCCATTAGAGCGGCAAAGTACAGACAAGCATGTGGACCCATTGACCTCCTCTTCCGATGCCCTTCGAAACGGGGAAATCTTGATCCTTTTTCCTGAAGGGTCGCGAGGAACACCTGAACAAATGGGCTCATTCAAGACCGGCGTTGCCCACCTGGCTAAACGCCATCCAGATATTCCGATTACGCCGATCTTCCTTCATGGCCTCGGAAAGGTACTACCTAAAGGAGAGGCTGTTCTCGTTCCATTCTTTTGCGACGTTTTCGTCGCGCCACCGCTACGATGGACTGGTGATCGCCAAGGCTTCATGTCGGAGCTCGAACAGTCGATCAAAGCCCTAGCGAACGAAGGCCATATCCCTGCGTGGGAGTAG
- a CDS encoding acyl-[ACP]--phospholipid O-acyltransferase, with translation MTASTDPQARSNSHPLRGLLIAQFCGAFNDNAWKLMVALLGIRQLAATMAPGSDFETASQTHTTLAFVVFTLPLALVSIVAGVLADRVSKRTVIIMMKSVEVLLMIAATIALWINPAGGVLPLIVLGGMGVHSALFSPAKYGILAELLTHERLAEGNGRLEMWTFLAILTGTAAPGVLLSVTGSSLWLAPLTLVILSFVGFTAAWTIPHVPPARTEGGLLDTLHGAWSALAADRLLRLAVIGAVFFWTIASLFAQNILVYAKAVLNVSDWQSGLPLMLLSIGIGIGARLVGWLSQSRVEYGLIPLGAIGVAAMLLSLGLGSPQLTGTLILMVVLGMASALIFVPLNALIQWRAPVERRGSVIAFENICVFTGILFGSLSAGALASAGLSTTGIFATTALVTLAGTAWALRLLPDALLRVLLVLATNSVYRLRIVGEEHIPKSGGALLVPNHVSFIDGFLLIASLDRPVRFVVDAQYAEHPLLKPFMKMLRVISISSHEGLRVILRALRDAGTAIDKGEVVCIFPEGQITRTGTLLPFRRGFERIMKGKSAPVIPVHLDRLWGSLFSFERGRFLWKWPEQIPYPVTVSFGAPLPPETSAAELRQAIRALGEAAWALRKRDCRPLHRQFIRSMRRQPFRFAMADHTRPQVSSLQALIGSIALARALRPYWLDQRHVGLLLPPTVAGALVNVAAPLCGRTSVNLNYTVGKSGLEAAVRLASLRTIVTSRTFVEKAKLELPDGPAIIWLEDLGKTIGAGQKFVAALLALCAPARIIEWACGQTTPLTMDDLATIIFSSGSTGEPKGVMLSHFSVDSNQRAASQVLHLFCTDRVLGILPFFHSFGYLVFWLVCSHRVGIVFHPSPLDVAAIGELVRRYQVTFLVTTPTFLQLYQRRCTPEQFSSLRIVITGAEKLPARVAQGFQDQFGIEPVEGYGVTECAPVIAVNCPDYRAAGYYQPASRRGTVGQPLPGVSVQIVDPDSFTPLPPGSPGMLLVRGPNVMNGYLGREDLTAKAMHDGWYITGDIAMLDDDGFLSITDRLSRFSKIGGEMVPHGTVEEALQQAAGADMQAFAVTGVPDERKGEQLAVLHTLDEARIPDILGKLALNGLPNLFIPPRGNFLRVDALPILGTGKMDLRKLKQIAMERLANH, from the coding sequence ATGACAGCTTCAACTGATCCCCAAGCTCGCTCCAACTCGCATCCTCTTCGTGGCCTGTTGATCGCCCAGTTTTGCGGCGCGTTTAACGACAACGCGTGGAAGTTGATGGTGGCTTTGCTGGGCATCAGACAATTGGCTGCCACCATGGCTCCCGGTTCTGACTTCGAGACGGCCTCACAGACCCACACAACCTTGGCCTTCGTCGTCTTTACACTTCCTCTCGCATTGGTTTCCATCGTGGCCGGCGTGCTGGCCGATCGCGTCAGCAAACGCACCGTCATCATCATGATGAAGTCGGTAGAAGTTCTCTTGATGATCGCGGCTACCATCGCGCTCTGGATCAATCCAGCCGGCGGTGTCTTGCCGTTGATTGTCCTTGGGGGTATGGGTGTCCACAGCGCACTCTTCAGTCCCGCTAAGTATGGGATTCTCGCCGAGCTACTCACACATGAACGATTGGCTGAAGGCAATGGTCGCTTGGAGATGTGGACTTTTCTCGCAATCCTGACGGGGACCGCCGCGCCAGGCGTCTTGCTCTCCGTCACGGGTTCCTCATTGTGGCTCGCTCCGTTGACGCTCGTCATTCTTTCGTTCGTGGGCTTCACCGCCGCCTGGACAATTCCGCATGTTCCCCCGGCACGAACCGAAGGCGGCCTTCTCGATACGTTGCATGGAGCATGGTCAGCGCTCGCCGCGGATCGCCTGCTGCGCCTGGCCGTCATAGGCGCGGTCTTCTTCTGGACCATCGCCAGCCTCTTCGCGCAAAACATCCTTGTCTATGCCAAGGCCGTGTTGAATGTCTCCGACTGGCAATCAGGTTTGCCGCTCATGCTGCTGTCGATCGGGATCGGCATCGGCGCACGACTCGTCGGCTGGCTCTCACAATCGCGAGTCGAGTACGGCCTGATCCCGTTGGGCGCCATCGGCGTGGCAGCCATGTTGCTTTCCCTCGGTTTGGGGTCACCCCAGTTGACCGGGACCCTGATCCTCATGGTCGTGTTGGGCATGGCGAGTGCCCTGATCTTCGTCCCGCTGAACGCGCTTATCCAGTGGCGGGCACCGGTCGAGCGGCGAGGCTCCGTCATCGCCTTTGAAAACATCTGCGTCTTTACCGGAATTCTCTTTGGCTCCTTAAGCGCCGGCGCCCTGGCAAGTGCGGGCCTGTCGACCACCGGTATTTTTGCCACGACGGCACTCGTCACTCTGGCCGGGACCGCCTGGGCCCTTCGACTGCTGCCGGATGCCCTCCTGCGAGTGCTCTTGGTGCTCGCAACGAACTCGGTCTATCGCTTGCGGATCGTGGGAGAGGAACATATTCCGAAGTCCGGTGGCGCGCTGCTGGTGCCGAATCACGTCTCATTCATCGATGGTTTTCTGTTGATCGCAAGCCTGGATCGCCCGGTGCGATTCGTGGTCGACGCCCAATATGCCGAGCATCCCCTGCTCAAACCCTTCATGAAGATGCTCCGAGTGATCTCGATATCCTCGCATGAGGGACTGCGCGTGATCTTGCGCGCACTCCGTGACGCCGGAACCGCGATTGACAAAGGTGAGGTCGTTTGCATCTTCCCGGAAGGGCAGATCACCCGAACGGGAACTTTATTGCCATTCCGGCGCGGGTTCGAGCGCATCATGAAAGGCAAGTCGGCGCCGGTCATCCCCGTTCATTTGGATCGTCTCTGGGGAAGCCTCTTTAGCTTCGAGCGAGGCCGATTTCTCTGGAAGTGGCCTGAGCAGATTCCCTATCCCGTGACCGTGTCCTTCGGCGCACCCCTTCCGCCGGAAACTTCAGCGGCCGAACTGCGACAGGCGATTCGTGCGCTCGGCGAGGCAGCATGGGCTCTACGAAAACGAGACTGCAGGCCCCTGCACCGGCAGTTCATCCGTTCAATGCGACGGCAGCCATTTCGATTCGCCATGGCGGACCACACTCGCCCACAGGTGTCTTCACTGCAAGCCCTCATCGGGTCCATCGCCCTCGCAAGAGCTCTTCGGCCCTATTGGCTGGACCAACGTCACGTCGGCCTCCTCCTCCCTCCCACCGTTGCAGGAGCATTGGTAAACGTGGCCGCTCCACTCTGCGGGAGAACCAGCGTCAATCTGAACTACACGGTCGGGAAATCCGGTCTCGAGGCGGCCGTGCGGCTCGCCAGCCTCCGCACCATCGTGACGAGCCGGACGTTTGTGGAAAAGGCCAAGCTGGAACTGCCGGATGGACCAGCGATTATTTGGCTTGAAGATCTGGGCAAGACCATCGGTGCGGGACAGAAGTTTGTCGCCGCCCTATTGGCACTCTGTGCTCCGGCACGAATCATCGAATGGGCCTGTGGCCAAACGACCCCACTGACAATGGATGATCTCGCGACGATCATCTTTAGCAGCGGCAGCACCGGGGAACCGAAGGGTGTCATGCTGTCTCACTTCAGCGTCGACTCGAATCAGCGGGCTGCATCGCAGGTGCTTCATCTGTTTTGCACGGATCGTGTCCTCGGCATCCTTCCATTCTTTCATTCTTTCGGCTATCTGGTCTTTTGGCTCGTGTGCAGTCACCGGGTCGGCATCGTTTTCCATCCGTCGCCGCTCGACGTCGCCGCAATCGGCGAACTGGTGCGCCGTTATCAGGTCACTTTTCTTGTGACCACACCGACCTTTCTCCAACTCTATCAGCGCCGATGTACACCGGAACAATTTAGTTCGCTTCGCATCGTCATCACAGGTGCGGAGAAGCTTCCGGCGAGAGTCGCTCAGGGGTTTCAAGACCAGTTTGGAATCGAGCCGGTTGAGGGCTACGGGGTGACCGAATGCGCTCCCGTGATTGCCGTCAACTGCCCGGACTATCGCGCAGCCGGATACTATCAACCGGCGTCGCGGCGCGGCACCGTGGGACAGCCGCTCCCCGGCGTCTCGGTCCAGATCGTCGATCCGGACAGCTTCACCCCGTTGCCGCCCGGCTCGCCCGGTATGTTGCTCGTCCGAGGTCCCAATGTCATGAACGGCTACCTGGGGCGCGAGGATCTCACAGCCAAGGCCATGCACGATGGCTGGTACATCACCGGCGACATTGCCATGCTGGACGACGACGGCTTTCTCAGCATCACCGATCGGCTATCTCGCTTTTCCAAAATCGGCGGCGAAATGGTTCCCCACGGCACCGTCGAGGAAGCCCTGCAGCAAGCCGCCGGGGCCGACATGCAGGCCTTTGCCGTCACCGGTGTTCCAGACGAACGAAAAGGGGAACAACTTGCCGTCCTCCACACCCTCGACGAAGCACGCATTCCAGATATCCTCGGCAAACTCGCCCTAAACGGACTTCCCAACCTCTTCATCCCTCCCCGTGGAAACTTCCTTAGAGTAGACGCCTTGCCGATACTCGGCACCGGCAAGATGGATTTGCGCAAGCTCAAGCAGATTGCGATGGAACGTCTCGCAAATCACTGA
- a CDS encoding 50S ribosomal protein L11 methyltransferase — protein MTGQEWVDVRIRTSIDAAELLAMLDDPSVQGSWEDNDTVHVYWPRHSWGSEVFGRLRQVLFALDPDSRSEQAVQVEPLQTQDWNRRWTELVKPIRVGRRLIIRPSWESVQLQPDDIEIGLDPKQAFGTGHHATTSLLLEWLEEIIDGGESVLDVGTGSGILAMAALRFGAAKAVGIDSDPVAIECARGYAQDNHFGTELRLETGDLSKQTTILVPPPDIVLANLDQATLTLCRDHLASYVEHGARLLVSGVLVDHQRELVQTFSSAGMYRTETREREGWVVLEFQAAQSCEGI, from the coding sequence ATGACCGGGCAGGAATGGGTGGACGTCAGGATTCGCACCTCGATCGACGCTGCCGAGTTGCTGGCAATGTTGGATGATCCGTCCGTGCAGGGGAGTTGGGAAGACAATGACACAGTGCATGTCTACTGGCCCAGACACAGCTGGGGGAGCGAGGTCTTCGGTCGGTTGCGACAGGTCTTGTTCGCACTCGATCCGGACAGTCGATCCGAGCAGGCCGTACAGGTCGAGCCGTTACAGACTCAAGACTGGAACCGTCGGTGGACGGAGCTGGTCAAGCCGATTCGAGTGGGGCGTCGTCTGATTATCCGGCCGAGTTGGGAGTCGGTGCAGTTGCAACCAGATGACATCGAGATTGGGCTCGATCCGAAACAGGCGTTTGGAACGGGGCACCATGCGACGACCTCTCTGTTACTAGAGTGGCTGGAAGAGATTATTGACGGCGGGGAATCGGTGCTCGATGTGGGGACTGGGAGCGGGATCCTCGCCATGGCTGCATTGCGGTTCGGTGCTGCGAAGGCCGTGGGCATCGATTCTGATCCTGTGGCCATTGAATGTGCTCGAGGCTATGCACAAGACAATCATTTTGGTACGGAGCTTCGGTTAGAGACGGGAGATCTCAGCAAGCAGACAACCATTCTCGTTCCGCCACCGGACATCGTCCTGGCCAATTTGGATCAGGCGACCCTCACGCTGTGCCGGGATCATCTTGCATCCTATGTTGAGCACGGGGCGCGGTTGCTTGTCTCCGGCGTCCTTGTCGATCACCAGCGGGAGCTTGTGCAAACTTTTTCAAGCGCGGGAATGTATCGCACTGAGACACGGGAACGAGAAGGATGGGTAGTGTTGGAGTTCCAGGCTGCTCAAAGTTGTGAGGGGATATGA
- a CDS encoding class I SAM-dependent methyltransferase, which produces MMDRVLEPELMDDPEQAKAYGAADFSQENQGFVDRFREYFPDFSEGHVLDLGCGPGDIPIRFARTLPTCRVTAIDASAPMVQLAEQAVQRAGLSERIIVRCERFQDTAGANQADAAISNSLLHHLSNPLQFWNKLRRLVKPGSPVLVMDLLRPDSPEEAQAIVDRYAAGESEILRRDFYNSLLAAFTEDEVTTQLARMNLTRLLIDLPDDRHWVVGGVIY; this is translated from the coding sequence ATGATGGATCGTGTTCTTGAACCCGAATTGATGGATGATCCAGAGCAGGCGAAGGCCTATGGAGCGGCGGATTTCTCGCAAGAGAACCAGGGATTCGTGGATCGCTTCCGCGAGTACTTCCCCGATTTTTCGGAGGGCCATGTGCTTGATTTGGGCTGTGGTCCCGGCGATATTCCTATTCGATTCGCCCGTACCTTGCCGACCTGTCGTGTTACAGCCATCGATGCTTCGGCGCCGATGGTGCAATTGGCTGAGCAGGCCGTGCAACGAGCTGGTTTATCCGAACGTATCATCGTGCGGTGCGAGCGGTTTCAAGACACCGCCGGTGCGAATCAAGCAGATGCCGCGATTTCTAACAGTCTCTTGCACCATCTGTCGAATCCCTTGCAGTTCTGGAATAAGTTACGCCGATTGGTCAAGCCGGGCTCCCCGGTGCTCGTGATGGATTTGCTGAGACCTGACTCCCCGGAAGAAGCACAGGCGATCGTGGATCGCTATGCAGCCGGAGAATCTGAGATCCTTCGCCGGGATTTTTACAACTCTCTCCTCGCGGCATTCACGGAGGACGAAGTCACGACGCAATTGGCGCGCATGAACCTGACACGCCTGTTGATTGATCTGCCGGATGACCGTCATTGGGTCGTGGGAGGCGTTATTTATTAA
- a CDS encoding formylglycine-generating enzyme family protein yields MSVRSCLSLLVTAVSLLTVFAWVTFGHAQLDRLRKSKTLEPTSVRETPMVEISEGVFSMGFDGTQALEDERPLHRVWLGAFAMDLYEVSTAQYALFLSATNRSEPWQWHTVDLAQHGDRPVIGVDWGDADAYCRWRGKRLPTEAQWEKAARGTDGRLHPWGNQAPTSTLANFALGARFSYNQVLMPVRSFEQGKSPYGLYQMAGNVWEWTQDWYAANYYETSPERNPQGPEQGQFKVLRGGSWSDLPKYLLTYGRFKLPPETRNSYTGFRCAK; encoded by the coding sequence ATGTCGGTGAGAAGTTGTCTGTCCTTGCTGGTTACGGCGGTGTCCCTTCTCACTGTATTCGCATGGGTGACGTTCGGCCACGCCCAGCTCGATCGACTTAGAAAATCAAAGACACTCGAACCGACGTCAGTTCGTGAGACACCGATGGTCGAAATTTCCGAGGGAGTTTTCTCCATGGGATTTGACGGGACGCAGGCGTTGGAAGATGAGCGACCGCTGCATCGCGTGTGGCTCGGCGCGTTCGCAATGGATCTCTATGAGGTATCGACCGCCCAGTACGCTCTCTTTCTCTCAGCTACGAATCGGTCAGAACCGTGGCAATGGCACACCGTAGATTTGGCCCAGCATGGCGACCGGCCGGTGATCGGTGTCGATTGGGGAGATGCTGACGCCTATTGCCGTTGGAGAGGAAAGCGGCTCCCGACCGAAGCCCAATGGGAGAAGGCGGCGAGAGGGACAGATGGGCGGCTCCATCCATGGGGCAATCAGGCGCCGACGAGCACGCTCGCAAATTTTGCCCTGGGTGCGCGATTCAGCTACAACCAAGTCCTCATGCCGGTGCGTTCCTTCGAACAAGGGAAGAGTCCGTATGGTCTCTATCAGATGGCCGGGAATGTGTGGGAATGGACGCAAGATTGGTATGCCGCGAACTATTACGAGACGTCGCCGGAACGGAATCCGCAAGGACCGGAGCAGGGTCAGTTCAAAGTTTTGCGCGGAGGCTCATGGTCTGACCTGCCGAAGTACCTCCTCACATATGGGCGATTCAAACTTCCTCCCGAGACGCGCAATAGCTATACGGGTTTCCGCTGCGCGAAATAG
- a CDS encoding alpha/beta fold hydrolase, with amino-acid sequence MEENLTFLDPRGHKVAAIFSTPDVPTHRAVVLCHGFLSTKNSTTNKTLTRLLNDHGLATFRFDFFGQGESEGLFEALTTTLAIEQAMTAVDHVIAKGFPRIGLVGSSFGGLVSILTASQRKDLLCLALKCPVVDFAEELRLEFGRDEMARWQATDLIPNIMGGPERIRLRYGFYEDCLRQIAYGPAERITAPTLIVQGDQDEFVPLHQSQRLLDVLPVPKRLDLLPGADHQFTGGEDFRTMTTSIVEWLVRHVN; translated from the coding sequence ATGGAAGAGAACCTGACGTTTCTTGACCCGCGCGGCCATAAGGTAGCTGCGATCTTTTCGACTCCGGACGTTCCGACACACCGTGCGGTTGTCCTCTGTCACGGCTTTCTGTCTACAAAGAACAGTACGACGAACAAGACGTTGACCAGATTGCTCAACGATCATGGGCTCGCAACATTTCGTTTCGATTTTTTCGGACAAGGAGAGAGCGAGGGATTGTTCGAAGCTCTCACCACGACACTCGCGATCGAACAAGCCATGACTGCGGTCGATCACGTGATTGCGAAAGGGTTCCCACGGATCGGCCTGGTCGGCTCGAGCTTTGGAGGACTCGTGTCGATCCTCACCGCGTCTCAACGCAAGGACCTGCTTTGTTTGGCCTTGAAATGCCCCGTGGTGGATTTCGCGGAAGAACTCCGCTTAGAATTCGGCCGAGACGAAATGGCACGCTGGCAGGCCACCGACTTGATTCCGAACATTATGGGTGGTCCCGAGCGAATCAGACTGCGATACGGTTTCTATGAGGATTGCCTCCGTCAGATCGCCTATGGGCCGGCTGAACGAATTACGGCCCCGACCCTCATCGTGCAAGGCGACCAGGATGAGTTCGTTCCACTTCACCAGAGCCAGCGGCTCTTGGATGTGCTACCTGTCCCCAAGCGTTTGGATCTGTTGCCGGGAGCAGACCATCAATTCACGGGAGGGGAGGACTTTCGAACCATGACGACCTCGATCGTCGAGTGGCTCGTCAGACACGTGAACTGA
- a CDS encoding MOSC domain-containing protein, whose protein sequence is MTETGRPPYPHVHQISVSDGGVPKMPILEARITTAGVEGDRQRNHKVHGGADRAVCLYSLEVIERLQDEGHSIEPGSAGENLTLAGMEWDNMIPGLVLTIGPHVRLEIKSYTAPCDLNARWFLEGDFSRISHKKNPGWSRVYAKVLEGGIVRPGDVVTIREKSK, encoded by the coding sequence ATGACTGAGACAGGTCGGCCACCCTATCCGCACGTGCATCAGATTAGTGTGTCCGATGGCGGTGTCCCGAAGATGCCGATTCTGGAAGCGAGGATTACGACAGCCGGCGTGGAAGGCGACCGTCAGCGAAATCACAAGGTGCATGGCGGGGCAGATCGAGCCGTCTGTTTATACTCCTTGGAGGTGATCGAGCGGCTGCAGGATGAGGGCCATTCAATCGAGCCCGGCTCGGCAGGAGAAAATCTGACGCTTGCAGGAATGGAATGGGACAACATGATACCGGGTCTCGTGCTGACCATCGGTCCTCATGTCAGACTCGAGATCAAGAGCTATACGGCTCCGTGCGACCTCAACGCCCGCTGGTTTCTCGAGGGCGATTTCTCTCGCATCTCGCACAAGAAGAATCCGGGATGGAGCCGAGTCTATGCCAAAGTGTTGGAAGGAGGAATTGTGCGACCGGGGGATGTGGTGACGATTCGAGAAAAGAGCAAATAG
- a CDS encoding CDP-alcohol phosphatidyltransferase family protein, producing the protein MPSIYQLKPAFQNVLRPLTRGLAAGHVTANQVTLAALALSCLVGGIIVWSPHRHTLLLLVPLTLFVRMALNAIDGMLAREHGMKSRLGAILNELGDVISDAVLYLPLALGTGLDPWLVVGVVVLGIIVEMTGVVAVQIGASRNYAGPIGKSDRAFLFGLIALLLGLGVEPGFWCTVLLGLGALLSIVTIVNRARQALGEVS; encoded by the coding sequence ATGCCGAGCATCTACCAGCTCAAACCAGCTTTCCAGAATGTTCTGCGTCCGTTGACCCGCGGACTCGCCGCGGGGCACGTCACGGCGAACCAAGTCACTCTGGCCGCGCTAGCGCTGTCCTGTCTCGTGGGGGGAATCATTGTCTGGTCTCCGCATCGCCATACGCTACTCCTGCTTGTTCCACTCACATTGTTTGTCAGAATGGCGTTGAACGCGATCGACGGGATGCTGGCGCGTGAGCACGGTATGAAGAGCCGCCTTGGTGCCATCCTCAACGAGTTGGGCGACGTGATTTCTGATGCGGTCCTCTATCTTCCCTTGGCCCTGGGTACAGGCCTCGATCCCTGGCTGGTCGTAGGCGTTGTCGTGCTGGGCATCATCGTGGAAATGACCGGCGTGGTTGCTGTCCAGATCGGTGCCTCGCGTAATTATGCCGGTCCGATTGGGAAAAGCGACCGGGCCTTTCTGTTCGGGCTCATCGCGCTGCTGCTGGGTCTTGGTGTCGAACCTGGCTTCTGGTGCACAGTTCTGTTGGGCCTGGGAGCGCTGCTTTCTATTGTCACGATCGTCAATCGCGCTCGTCAGGCTCTCGGGGAGGTGTCTTGA
- a CDS encoding class I SAM-dependent methyltransferase family protein, producing MPFSKTREFLEKAFETRRHREPLVAAHRSSYTRTEYEELSKPLSILSPRHWNFVVQKLVMQTIGRLSEGVRIGWQTGFDSGESLNYVYQNQAHGLTPLGRLFDRLYLDSIGWRGIRQRKVHLEHTLHVAIQKLAQSGKAIHIVDIASGPGRYLLDTIRAHADIHFTALLRDRSANGLAVGRQLAEQLGICTVRYEEGDAFDQHSLATLSPRPHIAIVSGLYKLFSDNNLIMKSLKGLSSVIEPGGYLIYTNQPWHPQVEMIARVLVNRDKQPWVMRRRTQEEMDDLVRAAGFEKLSMEIDDFGIFTVSLARKCSGT from the coding sequence ATCCCATTCTCGAAAACTCGAGAATTCCTCGAGAAAGCTTTTGAAACACGTCGTCACCGTGAACCACTGGTTGCCGCTCACCGCAGTTCTTACACGCGGACAGAATATGAGGAGCTCTCCAAGCCTTTGTCTATCCTCTCGCCGCGCCATTGGAATTTTGTCGTTCAGAAGCTTGTCATGCAGACAATAGGCCGGCTGAGCGAAGGAGTCCGCATCGGGTGGCAGACAGGTTTTGACTCTGGAGAGTCTCTGAACTATGTCTACCAGAATCAAGCCCATGGACTGACTCCTCTCGGCCGCCTCTTCGATCGCCTTTATTTGGATAGCATCGGATGGAGAGGAATTCGCCAGCGCAAGGTACATCTTGAGCACACTCTGCATGTAGCGATCCAGAAGTTGGCTCAATCCGGCAAAGCGATCCACATTGTGGACATTGCTTCGGGGCCCGGCCGCTACTTGCTCGATACAATACGGGCACATGCTGACATCCACTTCACTGCCTTGCTGCGAGATCGATCGGCCAATGGTCTCGCCGTCGGACGTCAACTGGCTGAACAACTGGGCATTTGTACCGTCCGATATGAGGAAGGAGACGCGTTTGACCAGCACTCCTTGGCGACGTTGTCGCCACGCCCCCATATCGCCATCGTGTCCGGTTTGTATAAATTATTTTCTGACAACAATTTGATCATGAAATCGCTTAAGGGCCTGTCCAGCGTTATTGAACCGGGCGGTTACTTGATCTACACGAACCAACCATGGCACCCCCAGGTCGAAATGATCGCGCGGGTGCTGGTCAACCGAGACAAGCAGCCATGGGTTATGCGACGGCGCACACAGGAAGAAATGGATGATCTGGTCCGAGCGGCGGGATTCGAGAAGCTATCCATGGAAATCGACGATTTCGGGATTTTTACCGTCTCACTGGCACGGAAGTGTTCTGGCACATGA
- a CDS encoding phosphatidate cytidylyltransferase has translation MFAHLQPPVMWALSGIIGILIVASTITVILKRLHPENAYLELTQRVYSWWVMIGIFAAAILLSRSTSIIFFAFVSFLALKEYLSLIPTRRADRRVLFWAYAAIPIQYLWVHMDWYGMFIIFIPVYLFLLLPMRMVIIGETKEFLRAAGTVHWGLMTTVFSVSHAAFLLVLPEDRNPTAGGAGLVLFLVFLTQFNDVAQYVWGKLTGRHKIIPKVSPNKTWEGFIGGLATTVSLASLLASYLTPLSLVESALAGLLIGCSGFIGDVTISALKRDLGVKDSGSLLPGHGGILDRIDSLTYTAPLFFHYVYYLHY, from the coding sequence ATGTTCGCACACCTTCAACCTCCGGTCATGTGGGCGCTCAGTGGCATCATCGGCATCCTGATAGTCGCTTCAACGATCACTGTCATTCTGAAACGACTCCATCCTGAAAACGCCTATCTTGAGTTGACGCAGCGGGTTTATTCCTGGTGGGTCATGATCGGAATCTTTGCGGCAGCAATCCTCCTGAGCCGCAGCACATCCATCATCTTTTTTGCCTTTGTGAGTTTCCTCGCACTGAAAGAATATCTCTCGCTGATTCCGACACGTCGAGCGGACCGCCGCGTGCTGTTCTGGGCCTATGCCGCCATCCCAATTCAGTATCTATGGGTGCATATGGATTGGTATGGCATGTTTATTATCTTCATTCCGGTATATCTGTTCTTACTGCTGCCGATGCGTATGGTGATCATCGGTGAAACAAAGGAGTTTCTGCGCGCCGCCGGCACCGTACATTGGGGGCTCATGACGACGGTGTTCAGCGTGAGTCATGCCGCGTTTCTCCTGGTTCTTCCCGAGGATCGAAACCCGACGGCCGGTGGCGCAGGGCTCGTTCTCTTCCTCGTCTTTCTCACGCAGTTTAATGATGTGGCTCAGTACGTGTGGGGGAAGCTCACGGGACGCCATAAAATCATTCCCAAGGTCAGCCCAAACAAGACGTGGGAAGGATTCATCGGCGGCCTGGCGACTACTGTCTCCCTGGCCTCGCTCCTGGCCTCGTACCTGACGCCACTGAGTCTCGTGGAGTCAGCACTTGCCGGACTGCTCATCGGTTGCAGCGGTTTCATCGGCGACGTGACAATCTCAGCTCTCAAACGAGATCTTGGCGTGAAGGATAGCGGAAGCCTTCTCCCCGGACACGGCGGGATTCTTGACCGAATCGACAGCTTAACGTACACCGCGCCGTTATTCTTTCATTATGTCTACTACCTGCATTACTGA